A DNA window from Pleurodeles waltl isolate 20211129_DDA chromosome 12, aPleWal1.hap1.20221129, whole genome shotgun sequence contains the following coding sequences:
- the DAPK3 gene encoding death-associated protein kinase 3 has protein sequence MTTFKQDNVEAHYDMGEELGSGQFAIVRKCYEKRTKREFAAKFIKKRRLSSSRRGVSREEIEREVSILKEIQHPNIITLHDIFENKTDVILILELVSGGELFDFLAEKESLTEEEATQFLKQILDGVQYLHSKRIAHFDLKPENIMLLDKNVPSPRIKLIDFGIAHRIEAGNEFKNIFGTPEFVAPEIVNYEPLGLEADMWSIGVITYILLSGASPFLGETKQETLTNISGVNYDFDEEYFSNTSELAKDFIRRLLVKDPKKRMTIDQSLEHPWIKVIKRRNVRNEDNGKRPERRRLKTTRLKEYTIKSHSSMPPNNTYINFERFSKVMEEIGAAEESLKELEKNKLSFREDVEALLSIYEEKEAWYKEENDSVSQDLCQIRQELQKTESLKKQTQEEVKTTLLAANGLKRRFGRLENRYEALAKQVASEMKFVEELVRTIEQEKLLALEGSSGMR, from the exons CGGCCAATTTGCCATTGTGCGGAAATGCTACGAGAAAAGGACCAAACGCGAGTTTGCAGCCAAGTTCATAAAGAAACGCCGCCTGTCTTCCAGCCGGCGCGGTGTGAGTCGCGAGGAGATTGAGCGTGAAGTGAGCATCCTAAAGGAGATCCAGCATCCAAACATCATCACCCTCCATGACATCTTTGAGAACAAGACCGACGTGATCCTCATCCTGGAGCTGGTGTCTGGTGGGGAGCTCtttgacttcctggcagagaaggagtcgctgacgGAGGAGGAGGCAACACAGTTTCTGAAACAGATCTTGGATGGTGTTCAGTATCTGCACTCGAAGCGTATCGCCCACTTTGACCTGAAG CCCGAGAACATCATGCTTCTGGATAAGAACGTGCCCAGCCCGCGTATTAAACTCATAGATTTTGGCATCGCCCACAGGATAGAAGCAGGCAACGAGTTCAAAAATATCTTTGGGACCCCGGAGTTTGTGG CTCCTGAAATTGTGAACTATGAGCCACTTGGGCTAGAGGCAGACATGTG GAGCATTGGTGTTATCACATACATTCT ATTGAGTGGCGCTTCTCCGTTTCTGGGTGAAACAAAGCAGGAAACTCTGACCAACATCTCAGGAGTTAATTATGACTTTGACGAGGAGTATTTCAGCAACACGAGTGAGCTTGCCAAAGACTTCATCCGTCGGCTGCTGGTGAAAGACCCCAA GAAAAGGATGACCATAGACCAAAGCCTTGAGCACCCATGGATCAAG GTTATAAAGAGGAGGAATGTCCGAAACGAGGATAACGGCAAGCGGCCAGAGCGACGGCGCCTGAAAACCACCCGTCTGAAGGAGTATACGATCAAGTCCCACTCCAGCATGCCACCGAACAACACCTACATTAATTTCGAGCGGTTTTCGAAGGTGATGGAAGAGATTGGGGCGGCTGAGGAGAGCCTGAAGGAGCTGGAGAAGAACAAGCTTTCCTTCCGTGAGGATGTCGAGGCTTTGCTGTCGATCTACGAGGAAAAGGAGGCCTGGTACAAGGAGGAGAATGACAGCGTCAGCCAGGACCTCTGCCAGATCCGCCAAGAACTGCAGAAAACTGAGTCGCTGAAGAAGCAAACGCAAGAGGAGGTGAAGACCACGCTGTTAGCAGCCAACGGGCTCAAGCGACGCTTTGGGAGGTTAGAAAACCGCTATGAAGCTCTTGCCAAGCAAGTGGCCTCCGAGATGAAGTTTGTGGAGGAACTGGTGCGAACCattgaacaggaaaaactactgGCTCTGGAAGGGAGTTCAGGCATGCGCTAA